A stretch of the Bacillus sp. FJAT-18017 genome encodes the following:
- a CDS encoding ATP-binding protein, whose translation MDKLTDFPFGLAKASNDEKKEYFLKMTLNHPKLNEAFLEVIDRINTSPSGKVILVYGPTGVGKSTLCKRVKKEIIQRFLDNGLNIQNIKGTIPVAMLELPSSDNGKFNWRDFYKRLLNEMNEPLVEYKISRNSEVPNKKIPNHWPSTSPELRESLENAISYRNTKVILLDEAQHLLKIASGKNIKDQLDALKSIANLTGALFILFGTYELMDFFDLSGQLGRRTKEIHFPRYNLNITKDKHDFHSVIYTFQNRLPFIEKTDLLYYADFLYERTIGCIGILKEWLDECVNEALNKNLPSISFDVLERNAPTPSKALTIAQETIEGETKVNEQGQSIYLLRETIGLSTNSKQTYNESGKSTQGRKNNVGIRNPTRDKIGLKEKQT comes from the coding sequence ATGGACAAATTGACTGACTTTCCTTTCGGCTTAGCTAAAGCATCTAATGATGAAAAAAAGGAATATTTTTTAAAGATGACTTTAAACCATCCTAAATTAAATGAGGCTTTCTTAGAAGTGATTGATAGGATAAATACTTCTCCAAGTGGAAAAGTCATACTAGTTTATGGACCAACAGGGGTTGGGAAATCCACTTTATGCAAGAGGGTAAAAAAAGAAATAATTCAAAGGTTTTTAGACAATGGCCTAAATATCCAAAATATCAAAGGAACTATCCCCGTAGCAATGTTAGAATTGCCTTCTTCAGATAACGGGAAATTTAATTGGAGGGATTTCTATAAAAGATTGCTTAATGAAATGAATGAACCCTTAGTAGAATACAAAATTTCCAGAAATTCAGAAGTGCCAAACAAAAAAATTCCTAATCATTGGCCTTCTACCTCTCCCGAATTGAGAGAGTCATTGGAGAATGCAATATCTTATAGAAATACAAAGGTTATTTTGTTAGATGAAGCGCAACACTTATTGAAAATAGCTAGCGGTAAGAATATCAAAGATCAATTAGATGCACTAAAATCCATAGCCAATTTAACTGGAGCTTTGTTTATTTTGTTTGGCACTTATGAACTTATGGATTTTTTTGATTTAAGCGGACAGTTGGGACGTAGGACAAAAGAAATACACTTTCCACGCTATAATTTGAATATAACAAAAGACAAACATGATTTTCATAGTGTGATTTATACCTTTCAAAATAGACTACCATTTATTGAGAAAACTGATCTTTTATATTATGCAGATTTTTTATACGAAAGGACCATTGGTTGTATTGGAATTCTAAAGGAATGGTTAGATGAATGTGTAAATGAAGCACTCAATAAAAATTTGCCTTCTATTTCTTTTGATGTATTAGAAAGGAACGCCCCTACACCATCAAAAGCTTTAACAATCGCTCAAGAAACTATTGAAGGCGAGACAAAAGTGAACGAACAAGGGCAAAGTATTTATTTGCTAAGGGAGACAATTGGTCTATCCACAAATAGCAAACAAACTTACAATGAAAGCGGAAAAAGTACACAGGGAAGAAAAAATAATGTTGGTATTAGAAACCCAACTAGAGACAAAATTGGATTAAAAGAAAAACAAACATGA
- a CDS encoding TniQ family protein: MEYKNLQQFENIIIDDFGLEIYPIYNIPPVIKPSIVYGKDRESLTSFILRLTHAHCLTIGKFTGQLLTPNLSEKYSKNPYRFPPPRINGCNKLSIITVDTIQRLSNLSDDLSLLTFKFFDSVVSNKNLTKNYRAWCPSCLQEMKISGKTIYEKLIWSINNYEVCVTHNALLSISCNFCGMMQEILPDNGQNGHCQYCNSWLGSEKVTDLENDSKTIREEICYKSRQVETILNYFYNKPVKKDKLLSSLKKISEEYEFQMKELCLHILGIPYTTFNNYCKSGGKFSLDNILEISWRLKIDILNLMENNNIEYRINKNGFVPRKKRYNHQKDSKRVEQYLKNVILSPEYIPVVTLENTLHITLTTLRKRFPKEYKKIQAKNNAIRKKYGKKLVEKAAYEANHVEIERYLKEVLKSKDLIPINHISSKLGVSSTFLKKKFPQLVLNIMNKNTEIMKLRPKGYSFSKSYKKFGQKQLNEVKERLLFILCSITDEPKYIKEILEGLGKSQRFVNCFPEIFESINEANILALNRKRQKVFQEQCEIVKKTVCFLNDQGVYPGLKQIEKYTNFKMKKELNDYRSTLFNELGIQKKDFGH, translated from the coding sequence TTGGAATATAAAAATCTACAGCAATTCGAAAATATTATTATCGATGACTTTGGACTGGAGATTTATCCCATTTACAACATTCCGCCAGTTATTAAGCCCAGCATTGTATATGGTAAAGATAGAGAAAGTTTAACAAGTTTTATTTTACGATTGACCCACGCTCATTGTCTGACAATAGGTAAGTTCACAGGACAGTTATTAACCCCGAACCTTAGTGAGAAATATAGCAAGAATCCATATAGATTTCCGCCTCCTCGCATAAATGGATGTAATAAACTTTCTATAATAACTGTGGACACCATACAAAGATTGAGTAATCTGAGTGATGATTTATCATTACTAACTTTTAAGTTTTTCGACTCTGTTGTTAGTAATAAGAATTTAACTAAAAACTACAGAGCATGGTGTCCATCATGTCTTCAGGAAATGAAGATTAGCGGAAAAACAATATACGAAAAATTAATATGGTCTATAAATAATTATGAAGTATGTGTCACCCACAATGCATTATTATCTATTTCGTGTAATTTTTGCGGTATGATGCAAGAAATTTTACCTGATAATGGCCAAAATGGACATTGTCAATACTGTAATAGTTGGTTAGGATCTGAAAAAGTGACGGATTTAGAAAATGACTCTAAAACAATAAGGGAGGAAATTTGTTACAAGTCGAGGCAAGTAGAAACTATATTGAATTATTTTTACAATAAGCCAGTTAAGAAGGATAAGTTATTATCCAGTTTAAAAAAAATTAGCGAAGAATATGAATTTCAAATGAAAGAACTTTGTTTGCATATTCTAGGTATTCCTTATACTACCTTTAATAACTATTGCAAATCCGGTGGAAAGTTTTCCCTGGACAATATTTTGGAAATAAGTTGGAGATTAAAAATAGATATTTTAAATCTAATGGAGAATAACAACATTGAATACAGGATAAACAAAAACGGATTTGTTCCTAGAAAAAAAAGGTACAATCATCAAAAGGATTCTAAAAGGGTAGAGCAATATTTAAAAAATGTTATATTATCCCCCGAATATATTCCAGTAGTAACATTAGAGAATACACTTCACATTACTTTGACGACACTCCGAAAAAGATTCCCGAAAGAATATAAAAAAATTCAAGCCAAAAATAACGCCATTAGGAAAAAGTATGGGAAAAAGTTGGTTGAAAAAGCAGCTTACGAAGCAAATCATGTAGAGATAGAAAGATACTTAAAAGAAGTATTAAAATCAAAAGACTTAATACCGATCAACCACATTTCTAGTAAATTAGGGGTTTCTTCCACTTTTTTGAAGAAAAAGTTTCCCCAATTGGTTTTAAATATAATGAACAAAAATACCGAGATAATGAAACTTCGGCCTAAAGGTTACTCCTTTAGCAAATCTTATAAGAAATTTGGACAAAAACAACTAAATGAAGTGAAAGAGAGATTATTATTTATTTTATGTTCTATCACAGATGAACCGAAGTATATAAAGGAGATATTAGAGGGATTAGGGAAATCACAACGTTTTGTAAATTGTTTTCCTGAAATATTTGAGTCTATAAATGAAGCTAATATACTTGCATTAAATCGAAAAAGACAAAAAGTATTTCAGGAACAATGTGAAATCGTTAAAAAAACTGTATGTTTTCTAAACGACCAAGGAGTCTATCCTGGTTTAAAGCAGATAGAGAAATATACAAATTTTAAGATGAAAAAAGAACTAAACGACTACCGAAGCACACTTTTCAATGAACTGGGTATTCAAAAAAAAGATTTCGGGCATTAA
- a CDS encoding RidA family protein, which yields MRKAYEAKSATVSGPYSHAVDAGEFVYFSGQTAMNSISAENLKGDIREQTKQCFKNLFEVVEVAGLTSDDVVKVNVYLTDMNNFAAMNEVYETQFASPFPARTCVAVLALPLGAEVEIEMIAKKRK from the coding sequence ATGAGGAAGGCGTATGAGGCAAAAAGTGCAACAGTATCTGGCCCATATTCACATGCGGTAGATGCCGGAGAATTTGTTTATTTCTCAGGTCAAACAGCAATGAACTCGATTTCAGCGGAAAACCTGAAAGGGGATATTAGAGAACAAACTAAGCAGTGTTTTAAAAATTTATTTGAGGTAGTAGAAGTGGCTGGCCTTACATCGGATGATGTGGTAAAAGTGAATGTATATTTAACAGATATGAATAATTTTGCTGCTATGAACGAAGTATATGAAACACAATTCGCTAGCCCGTTTCCTGCCCGGACGTGTGTAGCTGTGTTAGCTTTGCCGTTAGGTGCTGAAGTTGAAATCGAAATGATTGCCAAAAAAAGAAAATAA
- a CDS encoding PucR family transcriptional regulator → MKTINDLFILEGMNESVVLAGHRGLTRTIQFVNISDTPDIIQFLDNNHLLLTTAYAFKDDVQELCKLIKQMHALNCSGIVIKINRFLKELPTEVKLLADDLAFPIIDLPAKHTLGEVSRHILNYLNDHETEQLYYALHVQKEFSEMMIKGYSLNALIEQLGHFLTRPILLLNHRGEKIASSHDFRMETMKKVEREIIELVKEDLVSARQGMTLKIPLRDQQSISTFPVQTKRLFPSMLVIFDSLTLPYPSSQMAIEQAANVVSFTIIKEQAIEENSRLLKNNFFDELIEMRIGSDEEILSLGSYYGLKDNMDIICMICTVDQKGLNYESLQLYEKKVGELYNSIYDQLEDEMIRHNMEAILFTKEKYFVLILQFPKFGEADLDNITKLTENFQTNLQGNYSISFGVSNPVHSIKDIPTAYHEAAEALLAGYDMNKEGFINFYKPKELQELLSAVPKKDLKALYENTLKSLAYPKTKEELELVKTIQVYLDSQCEISETSRKLYIHRNTVKYRIEKTEEMLNCSFRDPADSLRIRVALVIGTILKEDQNHD, encoded by the coding sequence ATGAAAACAATCAATGATTTATTTATTTTAGAAGGTATGAATGAGAGTGTTGTTCTAGCAGGCCACAGAGGACTCACTCGAACTATTCAATTTGTCAATATATCAGATACACCCGATATCATCCAATTTTTAGATAACAATCATTTACTCCTCACAACCGCCTATGCGTTTAAAGACGATGTACAGGAACTCTGCAAGTTGATAAAACAGATGCATGCGTTAAATTGTTCTGGCATCGTAATCAAAATTAATCGATTTTTAAAAGAATTGCCAACAGAGGTCAAATTACTTGCCGATGATTTGGCTTTTCCAATTATCGATTTACCTGCAAAACATACTTTAGGGGAAGTATCCCGTCACATTTTGAATTACTTAAATGATCATGAAACTGAACAACTTTATTATGCCCTGCATGTTCAAAAAGAGTTTTCCGAAATGATGATTAAGGGATACAGCCTGAATGCACTAATCGAACAATTAGGCCATTTTTTAACACGCCCGATTCTCTTATTAAATCACAGGGGAGAAAAAATTGCCTCCAGCCATGATTTTCGAATGGAAACAATGAAAAAAGTTGAACGGGAAATCATTGAATTAGTAAAAGAAGATTTAGTCTCTGCCCGGCAAGGTATGACATTAAAAATCCCTTTACGTGACCAACAATCCATTTCTACATTTCCAGTGCAAACAAAGCGGCTATTTCCCAGTATGCTGGTGATTTTTGATTCTTTAACTTTGCCTTATCCCTCTTCACAAATGGCCATTGAGCAGGCCGCAAATGTCGTTTCATTTACAATTATCAAGGAACAAGCTATCGAAGAAAATTCAAGATTATTAAAAAATAATTTCTTTGATGAATTAATTGAAATGAGAATTGGCTCTGATGAAGAGATTTTAAGCCTCGGAAGTTATTACGGCTTAAAAGATAATATGGATATTATTTGCATGATTTGCACTGTTGATCAAAAAGGGTTAAATTATGAATCATTGCAACTGTATGAGAAAAAAGTGGGGGAATTATACAATAGTATTTACGATCAGCTTGAGGATGAAATGATTCGGCATAATATGGAAGCAATTTTATTTACAAAAGAAAAATACTTTGTCCTTATTCTCCAATTCCCGAAATTTGGCGAAGCGGATTTAGATAATATAACCAAGTTAACAGAGAACTTCCAAACCAACTTACAGGGTAATTATTCCATTTCCTTTGGTGTTAGTAATCCAGTCCACTCAATTAAAGATATTCCTACTGCCTATCACGAAGCCGCCGAAGCATTACTTGCTGGATATGATATGAACAAGGAGGGATTCATAAATTTCTATAAACCAAAGGAACTTCAAGAATTACTGAGCGCCGTTCCTAAAAAGGATTTAAAAGCACTCTACGAAAATACATTAAAGTCACTTGCTTATCCTAAGACAAAGGAAGAACTGGAGTTAGTTAAAACCATACAAGTTTACCTTGATTCCCAATGTGAAATTTCCGAGACATCAAGGAAATTGTATATCCATAGAAATACTGTTAAATACCGTATTGAGAAAACGGAAGAAATGCTAAACTGTTCATTTCGTGATCCTGCAGATTCACTTAGGATCCGTGTTGCTCTTGTAATTGGAACCATCCTTAAGGAGGACCAAAACCATGATTAA
- the allW gene encoding allantoin permease: protein MSKGGIYISHLNREQLKAAGFSEDVLPTKEEDRNWNIGNFFTVWMGSVHNIPNYIAIGGLFAIGLSVGQVFAAIMVGSIIIAAMLVLNGHAGSKYGLPFAMLLRLSYGTKGAMIPGVLRGVIAAIMWFGFQTFAGSQALSILIGKLWPAYLTLGGDWNLLGLSLPGLISFLLFWLFNIALIYGGMGFLGKFANILSPLVYIVFGGMAIWAINLAGGIGPILAYTGSGVTGNKVVIFIAAVTAVIAAWAAPIVNVSDFTRLAKSTKDQAIGQTLGLVVAYLLFAVASISIIVGSEIAFGTPIWNVLDVVARFDSAFAIAISVLTLCLTTLSVNVTGNIVPAGYQLASLFPKKLTFRSGAILAAIIGILVMPWKLMENSTSIFTFLNIVGGILAPVTGVMLAQYFIISNTNIDLHELYAKKGKYNYKNGFNVNAIITTVIAGILCLAGNFLPILKPLYDMSWFVGIISAFIIYTLFEWQHSKGTLFEKMPKLNEDNR from the coding sequence TTGTCCAAGGGAGGTATTTATATCAGTCATTTAAATAGAGAGCAATTGAAGGCTGCTGGATTTAGTGAAGACGTTTTACCGACAAAAGAAGAAGATAGAAATTGGAACATTGGGAATTTTTTCACTGTTTGGATGGGTTCGGTACATAACATACCCAACTATATTGCAATCGGTGGGTTATTTGCCATAGGATTGTCAGTTGGTCAGGTTTTTGCTGCCATAATGGTTGGATCTATAATAATAGCTGCAATGCTAGTCCTTAATGGTCATGCGGGCTCAAAGTATGGATTGCCATTTGCAATGCTGCTCCGTTTGTCCTATGGAACAAAAGGTGCAATGATTCCAGGAGTATTAAGAGGAGTTATCGCGGCAATTATGTGGTTTGGTTTTCAAACCTTCGCTGGAAGCCAGGCATTATCAATTTTAATTGGAAAGCTTTGGCCAGCGTATTTAACGTTGGGCGGGGACTGGAACCTTTTAGGTTTATCATTGCCCGGGTTAATTTCGTTCCTGTTATTCTGGTTATTTAATATTGCTTTAATTTATGGCGGAATGGGTTTCTTAGGGAAATTTGCAAATATCCTTTCACCGCTTGTTTACATCGTTTTTGGTGGAATGGCGATATGGGCCATTAACTTAGCAGGTGGAATTGGACCAATATTAGCTTATACAGGCTCTGGGGTTACCGGAAATAAAGTCGTTATCTTTATCGCAGCGGTGACAGCGGTCATTGCTGCTTGGGCAGCACCTATAGTAAATGTTTCAGATTTCACCAGGTTGGCAAAATCTACGAAGGATCAAGCAATCGGACAAACACTCGGACTTGTTGTGGCGTATTTATTATTCGCTGTTGCAAGTATTTCAATCATTGTAGGTTCCGAGATTGCCTTTGGGACACCAATTTGGAATGTACTTGATGTTGTTGCGCGGTTTGATAGTGCCTTTGCAATAGCAATATCAGTTCTTACCCTTTGCTTAACAACATTATCTGTTAACGTTACAGGAAATATTGTTCCTGCAGGTTACCAGTTAGCATCCTTATTTCCCAAAAAACTCACTTTCAGGTCTGGAGCAATACTTGCTGCAATTATTGGAATTCTCGTTATGCCGTGGAAGCTGATGGAAAACTCAACAAGTATTTTTACCTTCTTAAACATTGTTGGTGGAATATTAGCTCCGGTAACTGGAGTTATGTTAGCGCAGTATTTTATCATTTCAAATACCAATATAGACTTGCATGAACTATATGCCAAAAAGGGCAAATACAACTATAAAAATGGTTTTAATGTAAATGCCATCATAACCACGGTCATCGCAGGCATCCTTTGTTTGGCAGGTAATTTCCTTCCAATCTTAAAGCCCCTTTACGATATGTCCTGGTTTGTCGGAATCATTTCGGCATTTATTATTTATACATTGTTTGAATGGCAGCATTCAAAAGGAACTCTGTTTGAAAAGATGCCAAAATTAAATGAAGACAATAGGTAA
- the allB gene encoding allantoinase AllB, whose product MAFDLVIKGGNVVFRDGVRKVDIGIKNEKISCIAEQIEEDAKEIIHADGQYVMPGMIDTHVHISEPGRTEWEGFETGSKALAAGGTTSYVEMPLNALPATVNKEALDLKLEAAKTQNFVDYAFYGGLVPDNLDKLEELSDAGVLAFKCFMSDITSDIPGDFTNVDDYTLYKGMQKLAELDQLLCIHAENPSIAKKLGEEYARLGKNSGVEYAESRPVITEVEAVSRAILFAKETGCKLHLVHISTSEAIQVIQKAKQEGVDVTVESCPHYFAFTAEEVDEIGPRAKCQPPIRPAEIQAKLWDELLNGNIDWITSDHSPCTEDLKQGNLWEAWGGISGAQNNVDLMFDLAVKQRGLAVEKFVDLIATHPAERFNLPYKGEIAVSKDADIILVDPNQSYTVKREDLYYKNKHSAYEGRKIDCRVTKTIVRGNVVFDLEKGIVGEPVGKLISAN is encoded by the coding sequence ATGGCATTTGATTTAGTTATTAAAGGCGGAAATGTTGTCTTCCGGGATGGCGTCCGTAAAGTAGATATCGGGATTAAAAACGAAAAAATTTCATGCATTGCGGAGCAAATCGAAGAGGATGCAAAAGAGATCATTCATGCGGACGGCCAGTATGTCATGCCTGGAATGATTGATACACATGTTCACATCAGCGAACCAGGCCGTACCGAATGGGAAGGTTTTGAAACAGGATCAAAAGCATTGGCAGCCGGCGGTACAACTAGTTATGTTGAAATGCCATTGAACGCACTTCCGGCAACTGTTAATAAAGAGGCGCTTGACTTGAAGCTCGAAGCTGCAAAAACTCAAAACTTTGTTGATTATGCCTTCTATGGCGGTCTTGTTCCGGATAACCTGGACAAGCTTGAAGAATTGTCAGATGCGGGAGTTCTAGCCTTTAAGTGTTTCATGTCCGACATTACGAGTGATATACCTGGAGATTTCACAAATGTCGATGATTATACATTATACAAAGGCATGCAAAAACTGGCCGAATTAGATCAACTTCTGTGCATCCATGCCGAAAATCCGTCTATTGCCAAAAAGCTTGGCGAAGAATATGCCAGACTAGGGAAAAATTCAGGAGTTGAATATGCTGAGTCCCGTCCAGTTATTACAGAGGTAGAAGCTGTTTCACGCGCGATTCTTTTCGCTAAGGAAACCGGCTGTAAATTGCACCTGGTTCATATCAGTACATCAGAGGCTATTCAGGTTATTCAGAAAGCTAAGCAAGAAGGTGTCGATGTAACGGTGGAATCCTGCCCTCATTACTTTGCTTTCACAGCTGAGGAAGTGGATGAAATCGGCCCAAGAGCAAAATGCCAGCCGCCAATCAGGCCTGCTGAAATCCAGGCAAAACTATGGGATGAGCTGCTAAATGGGAATATCGATTGGATTACTTCTGACCATTCACCTTGCACCGAAGATTTAAAGCAGGGAAATCTATGGGAAGCATGGGGCGGAATTAGCGGCGCTCAAAATAACGTCGACCTTATGTTTGATCTGGCTGTAAAACAACGCGGATTAGCTGTTGAAAAATTTGTTGATTTAATTGCAACACATCCGGCTGAGCGTTTCAACCTGCCATATAAAGGTGAAATTGCCGTTTCAAAAGATGCGGATATCATCCTGGTCGATCCGAACCAGTCTTATACAGTGAAAAGGGAAGACCTGTACTACAAAAATAAACACAGTGCATATGAAGGCAGAAAAATTGACTGCCGTGTGACAAAAACCATCGTTCGCGGAAATGTTGTGTTCGATTTGGAAAAAGGCATTGTGGGAGAACCTGTAGGAAAGCTGATTTCTGCTAACTAA
- a CDS encoding allantoinase, translated as MATYELIIRNGNIVTSESIVQGDIAIKDGKIKEVSVGKSLEAAAAKEINAEGLHILPGLIDTHVHFNEPGRTEWEGLETGSRSLAAGGVTTFFDMPLNSTPPTINKSNLELKSSAADEKSIVNPRFWGGLVPENIADLKELHENGVIGFKAFMSPSGIADFDNVDDETLYKGMKEIASIGSLLAVHAESTVICDQLAKEKQSQGKTSARDFVESRPIISEIEAVRRVISYAEATGCKLHIVHASSRKVVEVIREAQQRGVDVTVETCPHYLSLTVKDLEEKGALAKCAPPLRDEDEVEDLWAAVANGEITVIGSDHSPAPASMKTITDNYFEGWGGISGAQSTLNILLTEGYFKRNLPLEKIVELTATNPAKLFGLTTKGTIAEGYDADLAIVNLNESFELKNEDLFYRHKHSPYVGKTFKGNVKTTIVNGEVVYENGKIIVEGKEEVKA; from the coding sequence ATGGCTACATATGAATTGATTATTAGAAACGGAAATATTGTCACATCAGAGTCAATCGTCCAAGGTGATATCGCTATCAAGGATGGCAAAATTAAGGAAGTTTCCGTTGGCAAATCCCTGGAGGCAGCAGCGGCGAAAGAGATAAACGCTGAAGGGCTTCATATCCTACCAGGTTTAATCGATACACACGTCCATTTTAACGAACCAGGAAGAACGGAATGGGAAGGGCTCGAGACAGGAAGCAGAAGCCTGGCTGCAGGCGGTGTAACAACATTCTTTGATATGCCGCTGAACAGTACACCTCCGACCATCAACAAATCGAATTTGGAGCTGAAAAGCTCAGCTGCCGATGAAAAATCGATTGTTAATCCGCGTTTCTGGGGCGGGCTTGTACCGGAAAACATCGCCGATCTTAAGGAACTTCACGAAAATGGCGTAATCGGATTCAAGGCATTCATGTCACCAAGCGGAATTGCCGATTTCGATAATGTTGATGATGAAACCCTTTATAAGGGCATGAAAGAGATTGCATCAATTGGCTCTCTTTTAGCTGTACATGCAGAAAGTACAGTAATTTGTGATCAGCTGGCAAAGGAAAAGCAAAGCCAGGGCAAAACGTCGGCAAGGGATTTTGTTGAATCCCGTCCAATCATTTCTGAAATTGAGGCAGTTCGCCGAGTGATCTCTTATGCTGAGGCAACTGGATGTAAACTTCATATCGTCCACGCAAGCAGCCGAAAGGTCGTTGAGGTTATAAGGGAAGCTCAACAAAGGGGTGTTGATGTAACAGTTGAAACCTGCCCGCACTATCTGTCCTTGACAGTCAAAGATTTAGAAGAAAAAGGAGCATTGGCGAAATGTGCTCCTCCGTTAAGAGATGAAGATGAGGTGGAAGATCTTTGGGCAGCTGTGGCGAATGGTGAAATTACTGTAATTGGTTCCGACCATTCACCCGCACCAGCATCCATGAAGACAATTACCGACAATTACTTTGAAGGCTGGGGAGGAATCTCCGGTGCTCAATCCACTTTGAATATTTTGTTGACTGAAGGTTATTTTAAACGGAATCTCCCATTGGAAAAAATCGTTGAACTTACTGCAACAAACCCGGCAAAATTGTTTGGTCTTACAACAAAAGGAACAATTGCTGAAGGCTACGATGCTGACTTGGCGATTGTGAACCTAAATGAAAGCTTTGAACTAAAGAACGAAGATCTGTTCTACCGCCACAAGCATTCACCTTATGTTGGCAAGACATTTAAAGGGAATGTCAAGACAACCATTGTCAATGGTGAAGTTGTCTATGAAAACGGAAAAATCATTGTTGAGGGAAAAGAAGAAGTTAAAGCATAG
- a CDS encoding NCS1 family transporter, whose translation MSTTIESYDTKETKIEHVAGVDESLYPKTDKDRTVSAKDYIFMWIGDGVNLGNMTLGASVIVAGVATLNIFQTILAAIIAIGIISTIFALNDRPGYKEGIPYVVQLRMSFGIKGTVISSLLRGVPAIVWYGIQSWIGGTALNEIAKIVTNGSFDNVAICFVALQLFQIVLSLFGFHAIKWVETIASVVFMAALVYVFGILLTSHSTEIAQNWVQAKGSWGLPFFGLIMVFLGNYAGIFVSAADYSRELKTGMSDKKRGLLYFIPITLSYGFVIIIGAMLAAATGVTNPAQALPIVIDNPYISVFVSAFIVVAVIATNMVANIVPPAYVITLLTKLKYKASVTVTGLLALGAFPWLLIQESSSKGLNMFILIYSAFLGPVIAILLVDYYLLRKQNVDIVDLYKENGSFAGFNPASLIAMFIGAGAAFLLVELAWIIGLVVAGTAYYILTKFAFKDSSFKKGTIFEK comes from the coding sequence ATGTCTACAACCATTGAAAGTTACGATACAAAAGAGACAAAGATTGAACATGTGGCGGGAGTGGATGAATCATTATATCCGAAAACCGATAAGGATAGGACTGTCAGCGCGAAAGACTATATTTTCATGTGGATTGGCGACGGCGTTAATTTAGGTAATATGACGCTGGGGGCCAGTGTCATTGTAGCGGGTGTTGCGACATTAAATATTTTTCAAACAATTTTAGCAGCTATCATCGCGATTGGGATCATTTCAACCATTTTTGCATTGAATGATCGTCCAGGCTACAAAGAAGGAATTCCATATGTTGTACAGCTTAGAATGTCCTTTGGGATTAAAGGGACTGTGATATCGTCTCTTCTACGTGGGGTACCCGCCATCGTTTGGTACGGGATTCAAAGCTGGATTGGCGGAACTGCCTTAAATGAAATTGCCAAGATTGTTACAAATGGAAGTTTTGATAACGTTGCTATTTGCTTTGTAGCTCTGCAATTATTTCAGATTGTGCTTTCATTATTCGGTTTCCATGCAATTAAATGGGTAGAAACGATTGCATCTGTTGTTTTTATGGCAGCACTTGTTTATGTTTTCGGGATTCTTTTAACATCACATAGCACTGAAATTGCCCAAAACTGGGTTCAGGCAAAAGGCTCATGGGGCTTGCCGTTCTTCGGACTCATTATGGTCTTCTTAGGAAATTATGCAGGTATTTTTGTAAGTGCTGCAGACTATTCAAGAGAACTTAAAACGGGTATGAGTGATAAAAAACGAGGATTATTATACTTTATCCCAATTACCTTATCATATGGTTTTGTTATTATAATCGGGGCAATGCTCGCTGCTGCAACTGGTGTAACGAATCCTGCACAAGCACTCCCAATAGTAATCGATAATCCTTATATTTCAGTTTTTGTATCTGCCTTTATTGTAGTTGCGGTTATTGCAACAAATATGGTTGCTAATATTGTACCGCCAGCTTATGTCATTACATTGCTGACAAAATTGAAGTATAAAGCATCTGTTACGGTAACAGGATTGCTTGCATTAGGTGCATTTCCTTGGTTGCTTATCCAGGAGTCATCGTCTAAGGGTCTTAATATGTTCATTCTAATCTATTCCGCATTCTTAGGACCGGTTATTGCTATTTTATTGGTGGACTACTATTTATTAAGAAAACAAAATGTGGATATTGTAGATTTATACAAGGAGAATGGTTCTTTTGCTGGGTTTAATCCAGCAAGCTTGATTGCTATGTTCATCGGTGCAGGCGCTGCTTTCTTATTGGTTGAGCTAGCTTGGATCATTGGTTTAGTAGTAGCAGGTACAGCTTATTATATTCTAACAAAGTTCGCCTTTAAAGACTCAAGCTTCAAAAAAGGAACGATTTTTGAGAAATAA